The Prochlorococcus sp. MIT 1300 genome has a window encoding:
- a CDS encoding form I ribulose bisphosphate carboxylase large subunit has product MSKKYDAGVKEYRDTYWTPDYVPLDTDLLACFKCTGQEGVPREEVAAAVAAESSTGTWSTVWSELLTDLEFYKGRCYRIEDVPGDKESFYAFIAYPLDLFEEGSITNVLTSLVGNVFGFKALRHLRLEDIRFPMAFIKTCGGPPNGIVVERDRLNKYGRPLLGCTIKPKLGLSGKNYGRVVYECLRGGLDLTKDDENINSQPFQRWRERFEFVAEAVKLAQQETGEVKGHYLNCTATTPEEMYERAEFAKELDMPIIMHDYITGGFTANTGLANWCRKNGMLLHIHRAMHAVIDRHPKHGIHFRVLAKCLRLSGGDQLHTGTVVGKLEGDRQTTLGYIDNLRESFVPEDRTRGNFFDQDWGSMPGVFAVASGGIHVWHMPALLAIFGDDSCLQFGGGTHGHPWGSAAGAAANRVALEACVKARNAGREIEKESRDILMEAAKHSPELAIALETWKEIKFEFDTVDKLDVQQ; this is encoded by the coding sequence GATACAGACCTACTGGCCTGCTTTAAATGCACTGGTCAGGAAGGAGTCCCTAGAGAGGAGGTTGCAGCAGCAGTTGCTGCCGAGTCTTCTACAGGAACTTGGTCCACTGTTTGGTCTGAATTGCTAACTGACCTTGAGTTTTACAAAGGTCGTTGTTATCGCATTGAAGACGTACCTGGAGACAAAGAGTCTTTTTACGCTTTCATCGCATATCCTCTCGATCTTTTCGAGGAAGGGTCAATTACTAACGTGCTGACATCTTTGGTTGGCAACGTTTTTGGCTTTAAGGCTCTGCGTCATCTGCGCCTTGAAGACATTCGCTTCCCAATGGCCTTTATTAAGACCTGTGGGGGCCCTCCTAACGGAATCGTAGTTGAACGTGACCGCTTGAATAAGTACGGTCGCCCCTTGCTTGGTTGCACCATTAAGCCAAAACTTGGCCTTTCAGGTAAAAACTATGGTCGTGTGGTTTATGAGTGCCTTCGTGGTGGTCTAGACCTTACAAAGGATGATGAGAATATCAACTCACAGCCTTTCCAGCGCTGGCGTGAACGTTTCGAATTTGTTGCTGAAGCAGTGAAGCTAGCGCAACAAGAGACGGGTGAAGTAAAAGGCCACTACCTAAATTGCACAGCGACAACTCCGGAAGAGATGTACGAGCGTGCCGAGTTCGCTAAAGAACTTGATATGCCTATCATCATGCATGATTACATCACTGGTGGATTCACTGCTAATACAGGTTTGGCTAACTGGTGTCGCAAGAATGGAATGTTGCTACATATCCATCGTGCGATGCATGCGGTGATTGACCGCCATCCAAAGCATGGAATTCACTTCCGAGTTCTTGCTAAGTGCTTAAGACTTTCCGGTGGTGACCAATTACACACAGGAACAGTTGTTGGGAAACTGGAGGGTGATCGTCAGACCACTCTTGGTTACATTGACAACCTTCGTGAGTCTTTTGTCCCTGAAGATCGCACACGCGGCAACTTCTTTGATCAGGACTGGGGCTCAATGCCTGGTGTATTTGCCGTTGCCTCAGGTGGTATTCACGTTTGGCACATGCCAGCTTTGCTAGCAATTTTTGGAGACGACTCTTGCTTGCAATTTGGTGGTGGTACTCATGGTCACCCATGGGGATCCGCTGCTGGTGCAGCCGCTAACCGTGTAGCTCTAGAGGCTTGCGTGAAAGCACGTAATGCAGGTCGTGAAATCGAAAAAGAAAGTCGCGACATCCTCATGGAGGCTGCAAAGCATAGTCCTGAACTGGCAATCGCTCTTGAGACCTGGAAGGAAATCAAGTTCGAATTTGACACAGTCGACAAGCTCGACGTTCAGCAATAA
- a CDS encoding ribulose bisphosphate carboxylase small subunit: MPFQSTVGDYQTVATLETFGFLPPMTQDEIYDQIAYIIAQGWSPVIEHVHPSGSMQTYWSYWKLPFFGEKDLNVVVNELEACHRAYPDHHVRMVGYDAYTQSQGTAFVVFEGR, translated from the coding sequence ATGCCTTTCCAGAGCACAGTTGGTGACTACCAAACAGTCGCCACCCTGGAAACCTTCGGCTTCTTACCGCCGATGACCCAGGACGAAATTTACGATCAAATTGCCTACATCATTGCGCAGGGCTGGAGTCCTGTCATTGAACACGTTCATCCGAGCGGTTCCATGCAGACCTATTGGTCCTATTGGAAATTGCCTTTCTTTGGTGAAAAGGATTTGAACGTGGTTGTTAATGAGCTCGAAGCTTGTCACCGTGCTTACCCTGATCACCATGTACGCATGGTTGGTTACGACGCCTATACCCAAAGTCAGGGAACTGCGTTCGTTGTTTTTGAAGGCCGCTAA
- a CDS encoding CsoS2 family carboxysome shell protein — MAKQTSRELALERRKALSESGKKSTSMSGAGESRVRTSADARQTRTQTSFVKSTNQSLKPVSESRQVSNSNASVAIRSIKSVSQPSRELVLARREALSRRGKSADTSKDRTRVEVERHISNVKSQSSNVANSKSTSLATESSDTSIASSPIRAPKLNSKKGDRRNTSKRRAIQNTSRALVLARREAQSKHGKSAGKQPTSAASVARQGDPDLTSRELAQRVRELRSKSGETGKKRSAICRPCGPNKNGAKQEALAGADAHWKVGISETSTGQVVTGTQANRSTKTTGNEASTCRSITGTQYLGSEAYETFCQSPPSYSQPPKVGVTNTTHGNLVTGNEVGRSEKVTGDEPGTCKSLTGTEYISANQSNNYCGGVQPSPRKVGLSLTEEGRKVSGVLVGRSSKVTGDEAGSQRQLTGDQYLGADPLPEGRSAEKVGSFNTLRGAGVTGTNVSRAEMVTGNEPGSCKLVTGDEYVGPQQFEAFCGGRPNPEASKVGLSLTNKAQTVSGTLTGRSGLVTGDEPGTCKAVTGTPYAGFEQSSQWCEGNALNEIQDRTPRRMGTPAAPMTGQQPGIGGVMTGAERGACEPLTGTPYIGSDQLVAACGSSAPKGSHSYDDDSQNASWTRFSIQSPARAAQVSRDQSSGVTGTSYEQGSDITGPFNMAVNKVTGTEQFRFDNKQRQFQPAPLDKKEVLDEGSRPQSRITGEGQSAGLNITGDDWARGERVTGTEGASARRRNPTRPGAVNAMPAANLKRNEEVAKPDFLITGSSGNTRDGQLVTFSGGARG, encoded by the coding sequence ATGGCAAAACAAACCAGTCGAGAACTTGCTCTTGAGCGCCGTAAGGCTCTTAGTGAGTCAGGGAAGAAATCTACTTCGATGAGCGGGGCTGGCGAAAGCCGAGTGCGTACATCTGCGGATGCACGTCAAACCAGAACGCAGACATCATTTGTCAAATCAACAAATCAGTCTTTAAAGCCTGTATCCGAATCTAGGCAAGTAAGCAATTCAAATGCCTCTGTTGCAATTAGAAGCATTAAATCGGTAAGTCAACCAAGCCGTGAATTGGTTTTAGCTAGGCGGGAAGCATTGTCTAGAAGAGGTAAGTCGGCAGACACCAGTAAAGATAGAACTCGTGTAGAAGTAGAGAGACATATTTCTAATGTAAAGAGTCAAAGCTCTAATGTTGCCAATTCAAAAAGTACATCTTTGGCTACTGAAAGTAGCGATACTTCAATAGCTTCAAGTCCTATTAGAGCTCCGAAGTTGAATTCTAAAAAAGGGGACCGTCGTAATACCTCAAAACGTCGAGCAATTCAAAACACCAGCAGAGCACTCGTTCTGGCTCGTCGTGAGGCTCAATCAAAACATGGTAAGTCTGCAGGTAAACAACCAACATCTGCTGCGTCTGTTGCAAGACAAGGCGACCCTGACCTAACTAGTAGAGAGCTTGCTCAAAGAGTTCGTGAATTGCGCAGCAAAAGTGGAGAAACTGGTAAGAAGCGTTCAGCAATTTGTCGCCCTTGTGGGCCAAATAAAAATGGCGCCAAGCAAGAAGCTTTGGCAGGTGCAGATGCACATTGGAAAGTTGGAATTAGTGAGACTTCTACAGGCCAAGTAGTAACTGGGACTCAAGCAAATCGTTCGACTAAGACAACTGGTAATGAGGCAAGTACTTGTCGCTCAATTACTGGTACGCAATACCTAGGTTCAGAGGCATATGAAACTTTTTGTCAGTCACCACCTTCTTATTCACAACCTCCGAAGGTTGGAGTTACTAATACAACTCATGGGAACCTTGTTACAGGGAACGAAGTTGGTCGTTCAGAAAAAGTGACTGGTGATGAGCCTGGAACATGTAAATCTTTAACTGGTACTGAATATATCTCTGCAAATCAATCAAATAATTATTGTGGCGGCGTCCAGCCTTCTCCCAGGAAGGTAGGACTTAGCTTGACTGAGGAAGGTAGGAAGGTTAGTGGTGTATTAGTTGGCCGCTCTTCAAAGGTTACTGGTGATGAGGCGGGTTCTCAGAGACAGCTCACAGGGGATCAATATTTAGGTGCTGATCCACTACCGGAGGGTAGATCTGCTGAGAAAGTTGGCTCTTTTAATACTCTTCGTGGTGCTGGTGTAACAGGTACAAATGTGTCACGAGCAGAAATGGTCACAGGGAATGAGCCTGGTAGTTGCAAGCTTGTAACAGGTGATGAGTATGTAGGCCCACAGCAGTTTGAAGCCTTTTGTGGAGGGAGGCCTAACCCTGAAGCTTCGAAAGTCGGACTAAGCCTTACGAATAAGGCTCAGACTGTAAGTGGAACTCTTACAGGTCGATCTGGTTTGGTGACAGGCGATGAACCTGGTACTTGTAAAGCAGTAACTGGAACTCCTTATGCGGGTTTTGAACAATCATCACAATGGTGTGAAGGGAATGCTTTAAATGAAATTCAAGATCGAACCCCTAGGCGTATGGGTACGCCTGCTGCTCCTATGACTGGCCAACAACCAGGAATTGGGGGTGTTATGACGGGTGCTGAAAGAGGTGCATGTGAACCTTTGACAGGCACACCTTATATAGGTTCAGATCAACTTGTAGCTGCCTGTGGCAGCTCTGCTCCTAAAGGTAGTCATAGTTATGATGATGACTCTCAAAACGCCTCATGGACTAGGTTTAGTATTCAGTCTCCTGCTAGAGCCGCTCAGGTTAGTCGTGATCAGTCTTCAGGGGTAACAGGTACAAGTTATGAGCAAGGAAGTGATATCACTGGACCATTTAATATGGCTGTTAACAAAGTTACTGGGACTGAACAGTTCCGCTTTGATAACAAGCAGCGTCAATTTCAACCAGCTCCTCTTGATAAAAAAGAAGTTTTAGATGAAGGTTCTCGACCTCAATCAAGAATTACTGGTGAGGGACAATCAGCTGGTTTGAATATTACAGGCGACGACTGGGCTCGTGGTGAAAGAGTTACTGGGACTGAAGGGGCGTCAGCTCGTAGACGTAATCCAACTCGACCAGGAGCTGTAAATGCTATGCCTGCTGCTAATTTGAAGCGAAATGAAGAAGTGGCTAAACCGGATTTTTTGATTACTGGTTCTAGTGGAAACACTCGTGATGGCCAGTTGGTTACATTTTCTGGCGGAGCCAGAGGCTAA
- a CDS encoding carboxysome shell carbonic anhydrase has translation MAYRNLARSSGRFLGPTAPRKRFLAGNDSSLEAKPLRTAATNSHPLTDVSANKYLLEYENDVKGRFDQIVPFLKKISELQHNHNFVDQAQQLSRQELGIELPSHILDKAWVRPLDMRALFAACVFQSHKQTSDYFFDSDPLNGAEGSKQAKDFDLFLAECGFHLLDVTPCSDGRLAHSIAYALRIPFSAVRRRSHAGALFDIGNTVNRWIKTEHRRYREGLPNGVNQPTKYLKVVIYHFSSKDPSHQGCAAHGSDDSAAASAGLQRLLDFRESVENSFCCGASVDLLLIGLDTDTDAIRVHVPSADSQISLDSWVCALSIYFDTKDLQPNQVMQTITKMVYENAPAKPDPGMVNFVTRLISNNISQIDYVREHHGGAYSDAGHAEHFIGVGIGFKEVHLRNLTYFSHLDTVEEGAPDLDVGIKIFKGLNVSRDLPIPIVIRFDYSGRVPGARERAIDDCIRVNSAITSRYLDLVEDGFLHTLSTIRDRDKQASAEVVGSSLDPVSSEVH, from the coding sequence ATGGCCTATAGAAATTTGGCCAGAAGTTCAGGACGTTTCCTTGGGCCAACGGCTCCAAGGAAGAGGTTTCTGGCAGGCAACGATTCTTCTTTAGAAGCTAAACCTCTACGGACTGCGGCTACAAATTCACATCCTTTAACTGATGTCTCAGCAAATAAATATCTTTTGGAATACGAAAATGATGTAAAAGGAAGATTTGATCAAATTGTTCCTTTTCTAAAAAAAATTTCAGAGCTTCAACATAATCACAATTTTGTTGACCAGGCACAACAACTAAGTCGTCAAGAGCTTGGCATAGAATTGCCTAGTCATATTCTTGATAAAGCCTGGGTACGTCCGCTTGATATGAGAGCACTGTTTGCTGCTTGTGTTTTTCAATCACATAAACAAACTAGTGATTATTTCTTTGACTCTGACCCATTAAATGGTGCTGAAGGAAGTAAACAGGCAAAAGATTTTGATTTATTTCTTGCGGAATGTGGTTTTCATCTTCTAGATGTAACTCCTTGTTCAGACGGTCGTCTTGCACATTCAATTGCATATGCTCTACGCATTCCATTTAGTGCCGTGCGACGTAGATCTCATGCCGGAGCTTTATTTGATATAGGCAATACAGTTAATAGATGGATTAAAACTGAGCATAGACGTTATCGTGAAGGACTTCCCAATGGGGTAAATCAGCCTACAAAGTACCTCAAAGTTGTTATATATCACTTTAGTTCCAAGGATCCCTCTCATCAAGGTTGTGCAGCTCATGGGAGTGATGATTCTGCCGCTGCCTCGGCAGGCCTGCAGCGGCTTCTTGATTTCAGAGAATCTGTTGAAAATAGTTTCTGTTGTGGGGCTTCAGTTGACCTCCTTTTGATTGGATTAGATACAGATACTGATGCAATTAGAGTTCATGTCCCTTCCGCTGATAGCCAAATTTCTCTAGACAGCTGGGTCTGTGCCTTAAGTATTTATTTTGATACAAAAGACCTTCAACCAAATCAAGTGATGCAAACAATCACCAAGATGGTTTATGAGAATGCTCCAGCGAAACCTGATCCTGGAATGGTCAACTTTGTGACTCGTTTAATTTCTAATAATATTTCTCAAATTGATTATGTTCGAGAACATCATGGCGGGGCCTATTCGGATGCCGGACATGCAGAACATTTTATTGGAGTAGGAATAGGCTTTAAAGAAGTTCATCTAAGAAACCTCACTTATTTCTCTCATTTGGATACTGTTGAAGAAGGTGCACCTGATCTTGACGTCGGAATCAAAATCTTTAAGGGTTTAAATGTCTCGCGCGATTTACCTATACCTATAGTTATTCGCTTTGATTATTCAGGCAGAGTCCCTGGGGCTCGAGAGAGAGCTATAGATGATTGCATTAGAGTTAATTCGGCGATTACTTCTCGTTATCTAGACTTGGTAGAAGATGGATTTCTCCATACTCTATCGACTATTAGAGATAGGGATAAGCAAGCTTCTGCGGAAGTTGTAGGGTCTTCGCTAGATCCAGTTTCATCGGAGGTGCATTGA
- a CDS encoding carboxysome peptide A, whose amino-acid sequence MLICKVVKPLVSTNRISGFEHKHLQVVLDGSSKKVAVDAVGCKPGDWVICVGSSAAREAAGSKSYPSDLTIVGIIDHWDPDASKPSQEGAG is encoded by the coding sequence ATGTTGATTTGCAAAGTTGTTAAGCCTCTTGTTTCTACAAACAGGATATCGGGATTTGAGCATAAGCATCTTCAAGTAGTTCTTGATGGGAGCTCGAAAAAAGTAGCTGTAGATGCAGTGGGTTGTAAACCGGGGGATTGGGTCATTTGTGTTGGAAGTTCTGCTGCTAGAGAAGCGGCAGGGAGCAAGTCTTATCCCAGTGATCTAACTATTGTTGGGATCATTGATCATTGGGATCCAGATGCCTCAAAACCTTCACAAGAGGGTGCGGGTTGA
- a CDS encoding carboxysome peptide B has product MEIMQVMGKLICTQRVEGLGHMHLRILRNNKGKQLVAVDPVGAREGNWVFTASGSAARFACSNPAIQTDLTIGGIIDYWTPDG; this is encoded by the coding sequence ATGGAAATCATGCAAGTTATGGGCAAATTAATTTGTACCCAGCGTGTGGAAGGTCTCGGGCACATGCATTTGAGAATTCTTCGTAATAACAAAGGTAAGCAATTAGTTGCAGTCGATCCAGTTGGAGCAAGAGAAGGTAACTGGGTTTTTACTGCAAGTGGTTCAGCTGCTCGCTTTGCTTGTAGTAACCCCGCCATTCAAACTGACCTAACCATTGGCGGGATCATCGACTATTGGACTCCTGACGGATAA
- a CDS encoding BMC domain-containing protein, whose protein sequence is MAPQSRSNSSKASRPAVKAGSSSDQIVDVSPINSTEKDSEVSSKSLATTKSRGRSEPSKPQPTSKSDQSSQIRPPSDGKSGGGSGSTFKKDLQGSSESLSGIALGMIETRGMVPAIEAADAMTKAAEVSLICREYVGGGYVTVMVRGETGAVNASVRAGADACERVGDGLVAAHIIARPHMEVEPALKATYARRF, encoded by the coding sequence ATGGCTCCTCAATCACGCAGCAATTCTTCGAAAGCTTCTAGACCAGCAGTTAAGGCTGGTTCAAGCTCAGATCAAATAGTAGACGTCTCGCCGATCAACAGTACTGAAAAAGACTCTGAAGTTAGTTCTAAAAGTTTAGCTACTACAAAAAGTAGAGGTAGAAGCGAACCTTCCAAGCCTCAGCCAACTTCCAAAAGTGATCAGTCATCGCAAATTCGACCTCCTTCAGATGGGAAATCAGGTGGAGGCTCTGGCTCAACATTCAAGAAAGATCTTCAGGGTAGTTCTGAATCTTTATCTGGAATTGCTCTTGGAATGATAGAGACTAGAGGAATGGTTCCTGCTATTGAGGCTGCTGATGCAATGACGAAGGCTGCCGAGGTAAGTCTTATTTGTAGAGAATATGTAGGAGGAGGATATGTAACTGTGATGGTTCGTGGTGAAACTGGAGCAGTTAATGCTTCGGTGCGAGCAGGAGCTGATGCATGCGAACGTGTTGGAGATGGTCTTGTTGCAGCACACATAATTGCAAGACCTCATATGGAGGTTGAGCCTGCGTTAAAAGCAACTTATGCAAGGCGCTTCTGA
- a CDS encoding 4a-hydroxytetrahydrobiopterin dehydratase, with protein MNKWKERNRPNRLEKRFEFDTYNSTRDFLDRLGEHSEAVKRFPDISFGKTYVNITLRPENEVEDAQLKEADRQFAAEIDGLLD; from the coding sequence ATGAATAAATGGAAGGAGAGGAATCGTCCAAATCGCTTAGAAAAAAGATTTGAATTTGACACTTATAACTCAACCAGGGATTTCCTAGATCGGCTTGGCGAACATAGTGAGGCTGTTAAGCGTTTCCCTGACATAAGTTTCGGAAAAACTTATGTCAACATTACACTTCGTCCTGAAAATGAGGTCGAAGATGCTCAGCTGAAAGAAGCTGATAGGCAGTTTGCTGCTGAGATTGATGGACTCCTCGATTGA